A region of Vitis vinifera cultivar Pinot Noir 40024 chromosome 13, ASM3070453v1 DNA encodes the following proteins:
- the LOC100251673 gene encoding receptor-like protein EIX2 isoform X1: MCSLSARFDYAVAAIEEGKDNCSSPWSPPQLVRGRESLNQIKPTPCKRRILAKKPHHLQALSHPGILQQPLCDNNQSSVLLEFKQSFLIGQHASDDPSAYPNAAAWKSEGDGRYCCSWDVGECDKDTGHVISLNLGSSRLLVLSTSVAPSSALGIFKGLISLIMISITLYHFWSCPAFESKKSTPPLFQMLRPNPIEALT, encoded by the exons ATGTGCTCTTTAAGTGCAAGATTCGACTATGCTGTTGCAGCAATTGAAGAAGGAAAGGATAATTGTTCTTCTCCTTGGTCTCCTCCTCAGTTAGT ACGTGGGAGGGAAAGCTTGAATCAAATTAAGCCAACTCCTTGCAAAAGACGAATTCTGGCTAAGAAACCTCACCActtacaagctctttctcatcCAGGAATTCTACAGCAG CCATTATGTGATAATAATCAGAGCTCTGTCTTGCTTGAGTTCAAGCAGAGCTTTCTGATTGGTCAGCATGCTTCTGATGATCCTTCTGCTTATCCAAATGCTGCAGCTTGGAAATCTGAAGGAGATGGTAGGTACTGCTGCTCATGGGATGTCGGAGAGTGTGACAAGGACACTGGCCATGTGATCAGCCTTAACCTTGGCAGCAGCCGTCTCTTGGTTCTATCAACTTCAGTAGCACCTTCTTCCGCCTTGGGCATCTTCAAGGGCTTGATCTCTCTGATAATGATTTCAATTACTCTATATCACTTCTGGAGTTGTCCAGCTTTTGAGTCTAAGAAGTCTACACCACCCCTTTTCCAGATGCTCCGGCCAAATCCCATTGAAGCTCTTACTTAG
- the LOC100251673 gene encoding uncharacterized protein LOC100251673 isoform X2 translates to MCSLSARFDYAVAAIEEGKDNCSSPWSPPQLVRGRESLNQIKPTPCKRRILAKKPHHLQALSHPGILQQLGNLKEMVGTAAHGMSESVTRTLAM, encoded by the exons ATGTGCTCTTTAAGTGCAAGATTCGACTATGCTGTTGCAGCAATTGAAGAAGGAAAGGATAATTGTTCTTCTCCTTGGTCTCCTCCTCAGTTAGT ACGTGGGAGGGAAAGCTTGAATCAAATTAAGCCAACTCCTTGCAAAAGACGAATTCTGGCTAAGAAACCTCACCActtacaagctctttctcatcCAGGAATTCTACAGCAG CTTGGAAATCTGAAGGAGATGGTAGGTACTGCTGCTCATGGGATGTCGGAGAGTGTGACAAGGACACTGGCCATGTGA